A window of the Hevea brasiliensis isolate MT/VB/25A 57/8 chromosome 6, ASM3005281v1, whole genome shotgun sequence genome harbors these coding sequences:
- the LOC131180736 gene encoding auxin response factor 4-like, producing the protein MILQKEGVVQFSMTAKLILDSAAKHDVFSTLCRCSVVTGMSDLDPYRWPNSKWRCLMVRWDEDVLSDHQERVSLWEIDPSVSLPPLSIQSSPRLKKLQTGLPANPPDNPITGGGGFLDFEESGRYSKVLQGQENVGFVSPLYGHDTLNRPPDFEMQNSAHQNLVSTGRDKANISEITRARSTTYSGFAESNRFPKVLQGQEICPLRSLTGKSDFNLGAWGRPNLRCGPFNIYQAPRPNFYPLAAESFQNMYFPYADLYKTGRDPRMCSYATNFPREKIQFGASSIQTGVARDEVGKPNQPSEHKSQETISASPALGVNLINRKDNSFNGTASGCKLFGFSLTAESPTPNSQNSGKRSCTKVHKQGSLVGRAIDLSRLNGYDDLLSELERLFSMEGFLRDHKKGWRILYTDSENDVMVVGDDPWHEFCNVVSKIHIYTQEEVEKMTIGVIGDDTQSCLDQAHVVMEASKSSSVGQPDSSPQ; encoded by the exons ATGATTCTCCAGAAAGAAGGTGTTGTGCAATTTAGTATGACAGCAAAACTAATTCTTGACTCTGCAGCAAAACATGACGTTTTTTCTACCTTGTGCAGGTGCAGTGTTGTCACTGGAATGAGTGACTTGGATCCTTATAGATGGCCTAACTCAAAATGGAGGTGCTTAATG GTGAGGTGGGATGAAGATGTTCTTAGTGATCATCAAGAACGAGTTTCTCTATGGGAGATTGATCCTTCGGTTTCACTCCCACCCTTGAGCATTCAATCTTCCCCAAGGCTGAAGAAACTGCAGACTGGTCTGCCAGCAAACCCACCTGATAACCCCATAACTG GAGGGGGTGGTTTTTTAGACTTTGAGGAGTCTGGAAGATACTCTAAGGTCTTGCAAGGTCAAGAAAATGTAGGTTTTGTGTCACCCTTATATGGACATGACACGTTAAACCGCCCACCAGATTTTGAGATGCAAAACTCAGCGCATCAAAATCTTGTGTCAACTGGAAGAGATAAGGCTAATATTAGCGAGATAACAAGGGCTCGCTCAACCACTTACTCAGGCTTTGCGGAATCTAATAGATTTCCGAAGGTCTTGCAAGGTCAAGAAATATGCCCACTGAGATCACTGACTGGAAAAAGTGATTTCAACCTAGGTGCTTGGGGCAGACCCAATCTTAGATGTGGTCCTTTCAACATATATCAAGCACCAAGACCTAATTTTTATCCGCTAGCAGCAGAAAGCTTTCAAAATATGTATTTTCCTTATGCTGATTTATATAAAACTGGCCGAGATCCTAGAATGTGTTCTTATGCTACTAACTTCCCAAGAGAAAAAATCCAATTTGGTGCATCTTCTATTCAGACTGGTGTTGCTAGGGATGAAGTTGGAAAGCCAAATCAACCAAGTGAGCACAAGTCACAGGAAACTATTTCTGCATCACCAGCTTTAGGGGTAAATCTAATAAATCGAAAGGATAACTCTTTTAATGGGACTGCTAGTGGCTGCAAGCTGTTTGGATTCTCGTTGACTGCCGAATCACCTACTCCAAACTCACAAAACTCTGGTAAGCGGAGTTGTACAAAG GTTCATAAGCAGGGCAGCTTGGTTGGAAGAGCTATTGATCTCTCAAGACTGAATGGCTATGATGACCTGTTGAGTGAACTAGAGCGACTATTTAGCATGGAAGGCTTTCTACGAGATCATAAGAAAGGGTGGCGGATCTTGTATACTGACAGTGAGAATGATGTAATGGTTGTCGGGGATGATCCATGGCA TGAGTTCTGTAATGTGGTATCCAAGATCCATATATATACTCAAGAAGAAGTGGAGAAGATGACCATTGGAGTTATTGGTGATGATACTCAAAGCTGTTTGGATCAAGCTCATGTTGTAATGGAAGCATCAAAGTCTTCATCAGTGGGCCAGCCAGATTCTTCTCCACAATAG